One Cynocephalus volans isolate mCynVol1 chromosome 7, mCynVol1.pri, whole genome shotgun sequence genomic region harbors:
- the RCBTB2 gene encoding RCC1 and BTB domain-containing protein 2 isoform X5 has protein sequence MEEEFPLFYGESGKPVQATLSSLKMLDVGKWPMFSLCSEEELQLIRQACVFGSAGNEVLYTTVNDEIFVLGTNCCGCLGLGDVQSTIEPRRLDSLSGKKIACLSYGSGPHIVLATAEGEVFTWGHNAYSQLGNGTTNPGLAPCHISTNLSNKQVIEVACGSYHSLVLTSDGEVFAWGYNNSGQVGSGSTANQPIPRRVTGCLQNKVVVNIACGQMCSMVVVDTGEVYVWGYNGNGQLGLGSGGNQPTPCRVAALQGIRVQRVACGYAHTLVLTDEGQVYAWGANSYGQLGTGNKSNQPYPAPVVVEKDSSCCGQPGPRPTPDFPCGARCARIVEIAACHSAHTSAAKTQGGNVYMWGQCRGQSVILPHLTHFSCTDDVFACFATPAVTWRLLSVEPDDHLTVAESLKREFDNPNTADLKFLVDGKYIYAHKVLLKIRCEHFRSSLEDNEDDIVEMSEFSYPVYRAFLEYLYTDSISLSPEEAVGLLDLATFYRENRLKKLCQQTIKQGICEENAIALLSAAVKYDAQDERN, from the exons ccaGTACAGGCTACTCTGTCATCCTTGAAGATGTTAGATGTGGGAAAGTGGCCAATGTTTTCCCTCTGTTCTGAGGAAGAGCTGCAGTTAATTCGTCAGGCTTGTGTCTTTGGCAGTGCTGGCAATGAAGTTTTATATACTACAGTAAATGATGAG ATTTTTGTGCTTGGCACAAACTGCTGTGGCTGTTTGGGGTTAGGGGATGTCCAGAGTACCATTGAACCTCGGAGACTGGATTCTTTAAGTGGCAAAAAGATAGCCTGCCTCAGCTATGGGAGTGGTCCGCATATTGTCCTTGCAACAGCAG aaggagaagtcTTTACCTGGGGTCATAATGCTTATAGCCAGCTGGGCAATGGGACAACTAATCCCGGTTTAGCGCCCTGTCATATCTCTACTAATTTATCAAACAAACAAGTCATTGAAGTTGCCTGTGGGTCCTACCATTCTTTGGTGCTAACATCTGATGGAGAG GTATTTGCCTGGGGTTATAATAACTCTGGGCAGGTAGGATCTGGTTCAACAGCTAATCAGCCGATCCCTCGAAGAGTCACTGGCTGCTTACAGAATAAAGTAGTTGTGAACATAGCGTGTGGGCAGATGTGCTCGATGGTGGTAGTGGACACTGGGGAG GTCTATGTTTGGGGTTACAATGGAAACGGTCAGCTGGGACTTGGCAGTGGTGGCAACCAGCCAACGCCCTGCAGAGTAGCAGCTTTGCAAGGCATTCGTGTGCAGCGG GTTGCCTGTGGCTACGCACACACGTTAGTATTAACAGACGAAGGCCAAGTGTATGCTTGGGGTGCAAATTCTTATGGCCAGTTGGGCACTGGCAATAAAAGTAACCAGCCTTACCCTGCCCCTGTCGTTGTGGAAAAGGACAG CAGCTGCTGCGGTCAGCCAGGCCCGCGCCCCACCCCTGACTTCCCGTGTGGAGCCAGGTGTGCCAG AATTGTAGAGATCGCAGCCTGTCACTCTGCCCACACGTCTGCCGCCAAGACCCAGGGTGGAAACGTGTACATGTGGGGCCAGTGCCGGGGCCAGTCCGTGATCCTACCTCACCTCACCCACTTCTCCTGCACGGACGACGTGTTCGCCTGCTTTGCCACGCCCGCCGTCACGTGGCGCCTCCTCTCTGTGG AACCCGATGACCACCTCACAGTGGCCGAATCACTGAAGAGGGAATTTGACAACCCAAACACCGCGGACCTGAAGTTTTTGGTTGATGGAAAGTACATTTATGCACATAAAGTCCTTCTCAAAATTAG gtgCGAGCATTTTCGTTCTTCACTGGAAGACAATGAGGATGATATTGTAGAAATGAGTGAATTTTCATACCCAGTTTACCGAGCCTTCCTCGAATACCTGTACACAGACAGCATCAGCCTTTCTCCTGAGGAGGCAGTAG GATTGCTAGATTTGGCTACATTTTATAGAGAAAATCGATTGAAAAAGCTCTGCCAGCAAACTATCAAGCAAGGAATCTGTGAAGAGAATGCCATTGCCCTGCTCTCCGCTGCTGTGAAGTATGACGCTCAG
- the RCBTB2 gene encoding RCC1 and BTB domain-containing protein 2 isoform X4 has translation MLDVGKWPMFSLCSEEELQLIRQACVFGSAGNEVLYTTVNDEIFVLGTNCCGCLGLGDVQSTIEPRRLDSLSGKKIACLSYGSGPHIVLATAEGEVFTWGHNAYSQLGNGTTNPGLAPCHISTNLSNKQVIEVACGSYHSLVLTSDGEVFAWGYNNSGQVGSGSTANQPIPRRVTGCLQNKVVVNIACGQMCSMVVVDTGEVYVWGYNGNGQLGLGSGGNQPTPCRVAALQGIRVQRVACGYAHTLVLTDEGQVYAWGANSYGQLGTGNKSNQPYPAPVVVEKDSSCCGQPGPRPTPDFPCGARCARIVEIAACHSAHTSAAKTQGGNVYMWGQCRGQSVILPHLTHFSCTDDVFACFATPAVTWRLLSVEPDDHLTVAESLKREFDNPNTADLKFLVDGKYIYAHKVLLKIRCEHFRSSLEDNEDDIVEMSEFSYPVYRAFLEYLYTDSISLSPEEAVGLLDLATFYRENRLKKLCQQTIKQGICEENAIALLSAAVKYDAQDLEEFCFRFCINHLTVVTQTSGFAEMDHDLLKNFISKASRVGAFKN, from the exons ATGTTAGATGTGGGAAAGTGGCCAATGTTTTCCCTCTGTTCTGAGGAAGAGCTGCAGTTAATTCGTCAGGCTTGTGTCTTTGGCAGTGCTGGCAATGAAGTTTTATATACTACAGTAAATGATGAG ATTTTTGTGCTTGGCACAAACTGCTGTGGCTGTTTGGGGTTAGGGGATGTCCAGAGTACCATTGAACCTCGGAGACTGGATTCTTTAAGTGGCAAAAAGATAGCCTGCCTCAGCTATGGGAGTGGTCCGCATATTGTCCTTGCAACAGCAG aaggagaagtcTTTACCTGGGGTCATAATGCTTATAGCCAGCTGGGCAATGGGACAACTAATCCCGGTTTAGCGCCCTGTCATATCTCTACTAATTTATCAAACAAACAAGTCATTGAAGTTGCCTGTGGGTCCTACCATTCTTTGGTGCTAACATCTGATGGAGAG GTATTTGCCTGGGGTTATAATAACTCTGGGCAGGTAGGATCTGGTTCAACAGCTAATCAGCCGATCCCTCGAAGAGTCACTGGCTGCTTACAGAATAAAGTAGTTGTGAACATAGCGTGTGGGCAGATGTGCTCGATGGTGGTAGTGGACACTGGGGAG GTCTATGTTTGGGGTTACAATGGAAACGGTCAGCTGGGACTTGGCAGTGGTGGCAACCAGCCAACGCCCTGCAGAGTAGCAGCTTTGCAAGGCATTCGTGTGCAGCGG GTTGCCTGTGGCTACGCACACACGTTAGTATTAACAGACGAAGGCCAAGTGTATGCTTGGGGTGCAAATTCTTATGGCCAGTTGGGCACTGGCAATAAAAGTAACCAGCCTTACCCTGCCCCTGTCGTTGTGGAAAAGGACAG CAGCTGCTGCGGTCAGCCAGGCCCGCGCCCCACCCCTGACTTCCCGTGTGGAGCCAGGTGTGCCAG AATTGTAGAGATCGCAGCCTGTCACTCTGCCCACACGTCTGCCGCCAAGACCCAGGGTGGAAACGTGTACATGTGGGGCCAGTGCCGGGGCCAGTCCGTGATCCTACCTCACCTCACCCACTTCTCCTGCACGGACGACGTGTTCGCCTGCTTTGCCACGCCCGCCGTCACGTGGCGCCTCCTCTCTGTGG AACCCGATGACCACCTCACAGTGGCCGAATCACTGAAGAGGGAATTTGACAACCCAAACACCGCGGACCTGAAGTTTTTGGTTGATGGAAAGTACATTTATGCACATAAAGTCCTTCTCAAAATTAG gtgCGAGCATTTTCGTTCTTCACTGGAAGACAATGAGGATGATATTGTAGAAATGAGTGAATTTTCATACCCAGTTTACCGAGCCTTCCTCGAATACCTGTACACAGACAGCATCAGCCTTTCTCCTGAGGAGGCAGTAG GATTGCTAGATTTGGCTACATTTTATAGAGAAAATCGATTGAAAAAGCTCTGCCAGCAAACTATCAAGCAAGGAATCTGTGAAGAGAATGCCATTGCCCTGCTCTCCGCTGCTGTGAAGTATGACGCTCAG